A segment of the Streptococcus dysgalactiae subsp. dysgalactiae genome:
CTGTGACAGATGGTGTTGATCCGGCTAGATTGTATGATCCTCATACTTGGTCTGACCCCTTATTAGCGGCAGATGAAGCAGATATTATTGCTAAACAATTGGCAAAGATTGATCCTAAACATCGTTCAGTTTATGAGAAAAATGCCAAGTCTTTTAGAGAAGAGGCTGAGAACATTGATCATACTTTTCAAGCTAAATTTAAAAAGGTTAAGTCACGAACCTTCGTTACTCAACACACAGCTTTTTCTTATCTCGCTAAACGTTATAAGCTTAAACAGATCGGCATTGCAGGAATTTCACCGGAGCAAGAGCCAACTCCTAGACAGTTGACAGAAATTAGGGATTTTATCAAAACTTATCAGGTAAAAACCATTTTTGTGGAGAAAAATGTCTCTCAAAAATTAGCAAAAACAGTCGCTCATACAACTGGTGTCAAACTTAAACTATTGAGTCCTCTAGAAGCGGATCCAGAAAATAATAAGTCCTATTTGGAAAATGTCAAAGAAAATTTGACCATTTTGTATAACGAATTACGTTAAAGGAGAATACAATGAAACAGAAAAAAATAATTGGTACAGCGGCAGCTTTGGTTGTTTTATGTAGTTCTTGCGGTTATGCTCTCGGAAAATATCAAGCAGAGAAGGCACAAAATAATGCCGTTTCTTATGTCAAAGACAGTGGTCGAGACAAATCTGACAAAACTTCATTAGCAGCAGATAAAACACCTGACCAAATTAGTCAGGAAGAAGGCATTTCGGCAGAGCAAATTGTGGTTAAAATCACTGATCAAGGGTACGTGACGTCACACGGTGATCACTACCATTACTACAATGGTAAAGTTCCTTACAATGCCATTATCAGCGAAGAATTGTTGATGACAGATCCGAATTACCATTTCAAACAATCTGATGTTGTGAATGAGATTTTAGATGGTTATGTGATTAAAGTGGATGGTAAGTATTACGTTTACCTCAAACCAGGAAGCAAACGTAAAAACATTCGGACAAAAAAAGAAATTGCAGAGCAGGTTGCCAAAGGAACTAAAGAAGCTAAAGAAAAAGGATTGACCAAGGTTGCCCATCTAAGCAAGTCAGAAGCTGCAGCTGTTAGCCAGGCTAAAAAAGAAGGCCGATATACTACTGATGATGGTTATGTTTTTAGCCCAACAGATGTGATTGATGATATGGGAGATGCTTACTTAGTACCTCATGGCAACCATTTCCACTATATTCCTAAAAAAGATTTGTCTCCAAGTGAATTAGCAGCAGCACAGGCCTATTGGAGCCAAAAACAAGGCGGAGCTGCTAGGCCAGCTGGTTACCGTCCAGCTCCGATGTCAAATCCAGGGATTACACCAAATCCTGGTCCTTTGCCAACAATTGGTGGTGACCATCCAGTAATTCCTATTCCAAATGAGGCTTCACCAGTTGCAGGTAACCCAAGCGCAGCCTTTCATGGGAAATCCTTTACAGAACTATTAAACCAATTGCATGGTTTGGACAAAGAATATCGTCATGTTGAAGAAGACGGACTTATTTTTGAACCAACTCAGGTGACAAAGGCCAATGAATTTGGTTATGTGATTCCTCATGGTGATCACTATCATATTATTCCAAGGAGTCAATTATCAGCCCTTGAAATCACCTTGGCTGATCGTTACCTTGCAGGAGAAACCCAAGACGATACTGCTAACAAACCAAAACCAGCAGAACAATCACATTCTGATAAAGAAGTGATTCATCATTTCCTCGGACATGACATCAAAGCTTATGGCAAAGGGTTAGATGGCAAACCTTATGATACTAGCGATGCTTATGTCTTTAGCAAGGAATCGATTGATTCCGTTGATAAATCTGGTGTGACAGCTAAACACGGCAATCATTTCCACTACATGGGATTTGGGGAACTTGAGCAAAGTGAATTGGACCAAGTTGCTGATTGGTTGAAAGATAGAGGACAAGCAGATGCGATTGCAGCATCTCTAAGCCGAGCAGGAAATAAAGAAAAAGTTATTCTCAAGAAAGATAATGTAGAGCAAACTGTCTCCAAACCAGCTTTTGAGACTAAAAACGTTATCAACAAGCAAGATGGATCGTTTATTCTACTTAAGGATGGCAAAGAATATACCTATGATGAAAAACAATTAGATAATACACAACGTGCATTTGCAGAATTAAGACTCGCTGAACTAAAAAAAGGAAACTATAAATATGATATTGTTCCACCAAAAGAAGGTGAATTAGAGCCTGGACTATATGTCAATCTCGATGATATTCCGCTGCATGCAGAAAATGCAACGGTTGATTTGGGAGATCGTTTTATCATTCCTCATATTGATCATATACAT
Coding sequences within it:
- a CDS encoding metal ABC transporter solute-binding protein, Zn/Mn family yields the protein MNFLIRKEPIVKRKYLALGFALLCCLLVPFMTACQKQPKQTKDGLHIVTSFYPIYAMTKYISGDLNDVKMIQSRAGIHSFEPSPNDVAAIYDADLFVYHSHTLEAWAGKLDASKHHSKVKIVEASKGLTLDKVEGLEDMPVTDGVDPARLYDPHTWSDPLLAADEADIIAKQLAKIDPKHRSVYEKNAKSFREEAENIDHTFQAKFKKVKSRTFVTQHTAFSYLAKRYKLKQIGIAGISPEQEPTPRQLTEIRDFIKTYQVKTIFVEKNVSQKLAKTVAHTTGVKLKLLSPLEADPENNKSYLENVKENLTILYNELR
- a CDS encoding pneumococcal-type histidine triad protein, whose amino-acid sequence is MKQKKIIGTAAALVVLCSSCGYALGKYQAEKAQNNAVSYVKDSGRDKSDKTSLAADKTPDQISQEEGISAEQIVVKITDQGYVTSHGDHYHYYNGKVPYNAIISEELLMTDPNYHFKQSDVVNEILDGYVIKVDGKYYVYLKPGSKRKNIRTKKEIAEQVAKGTKEAKEKGLTKVAHLSKSEAAAVSQAKKEGRYTTDDGYVFSPTDVIDDMGDAYLVPHGNHFHYIPKKDLSPSELAAAQAYWSQKQGGAARPAGYRPAPMSNPGITPNPGPLPTIGGDHPVIPIPNEASPVAGNPSAAFHGKSFTELLNQLHGLDKEYRHVEEDGLIFEPTQVTKANEFGYVIPHGDHYHIIPRSQLSALEITLADRYLAGETQDDTANKPKPAEQSHSDKEVIHHFLGHDIKAYGKGLDGKPYDTSDAYVFSKESIDSVDKSGVTAKHGNHFHYMGFGELEQSELDQVADWLKDRGQADAIAASLSRAGNKEKVILKKDNVEQTVSKPAFETKNVINKQDGSFILLKDGKEYTYDEKQLDNTQRAFAELRLAELKKGNYKYDIVPPKEGELEPGLYVNLDDIPLHAENATVDLGDRFIIPHIDHIHIAFYKDMKKEQLATVKYLMQHPEVRPEAWTDPGHSNKKASNTNKIKYIAGSTPKEQRAGMKNWQIIHTIEEVQQALKEGRYATSDGYIFDPEDIRDPQTKIWNDSYTIPRAKGGSLRDIPFTKLSESELAQAKKVAEEVKAERDKKIKADEDNDDKSKEDQKQSDEKKEDKKLINQVNFPLFKPESSTDSISDSQDKKKSSEVQSSKLQTELNVDKQELEPTNDDGRLKKDEKAIE